AAGAATAGAGAAAATGTAAACAATATCTGATGTAAAATGAATGCCCaaacactttttttcttttttttttttatgtaaagaACTACTTTCAtggagaaaaaatgaaagaaaacccGCATGCAAAAAACCAATCCCACAAAAACCCACTGAAGAAAGGGTTTCCAACTAACTAAAATATTGCCTAGGGGATGATTACAAAAAGGCTTTGAAACCAAAGTCCAAAGAGAGATATGAAACCTTACCAAGAACCAAACCTCACTCAAGTCCTTCTCTACACCACAAAACTCTCTATTGTTCCTCTACCCCAAAGATCCCacgataacaaaaaaaaacttccaaGTAAAAATGAAGTTGAAACAGGTATGAAGCAAGCAAAAACTTTCCTATACTAGCAATAAAATTTTGCCTAGAGCAACATTTGGCAgttcaaaactaaaaccaatgcaaatgcaactgaaaagaaagtgaaacataaaccctagaaaaaaaaaacccacaaacTTGAAAATCCAAAACGAAAAGCCAATTCATCCACtgagaaataaagaaaagaagagaatgaTGAGATGAACCTTTCTTTCCAGGCATCTGCTTGCCATCTTTGACATAAAACTCCCGAATATCGACGACAATCTTTCCTTGCCAGTTCCTGACCATAACCCTACGATTCTTTGAAATCTACAGTAAGAAAAAGGGAGCATTAAAGAGTTGATAGCAAGGTAAAGGCGCTGAAAACAGGAGGAAGGAAGTGAAAGACCTCACAGACGACGATTTCATCGGTATCGTCAGAATCTTTCTTAAATGTCTTGGAAGGAGGAGCATCTCCCTCGGATGCGTGATCTTCCTCGTCCTTTCGCTTTCCTCTTGCAGACATTTCTTCCTCCTTTTTCGCTATTTTTTGGTTGTGTTCTTCACAACTCTGCTCTCTTCAACACTCTGCAACAGAATGCCACGGAAGTGGCGTACTATTACGAAAACGTGGAACTAAACCCATAGGGGGCGTTTGGTGCAAGCCACAAACATAcccatattttttaaacttttaaaccctaattttaaatttctaacgattaattattaattccctttGGAAGTGGgaaaaaatgagagaga
The nucleotide sequence above comes from Benincasa hispida cultivar B227 chromosome 3, ASM972705v1, whole genome shotgun sequence. Encoded proteins:
- the LOC120072713 gene encoding RNA polymerase II transcriptional coactivator KIWI-like isoform X1, with protein sequence MSARGKRKDEEDHASEGDAPPSKTFKKDSDDTDEIVVCEISKNRRVMVRNWQGKIVVDIREFYVKDGKQMPGKKGISLSLDQWNVLRNHVEEIDKAVNENSSGD
- the LOC120072713 gene encoding RNA polymerase II transcriptional coactivator KIWI-like isoform X2; translation: MSARGKRKDEEDHASEGDAPPSKTFKKDSDDTDEIVVCEISKNRRVMVRNWQGKIVVDIREFYVKDGKQMPGKKGVCSK